From a single Geotoga petraea genomic region:
- a CDS encoding NADH-ubiquinone oxidoreductase-F iron-sulfur binding region domain-containing protein: MANYKQFILVCGGTGCVSSGSGDIIDKFNEVLEKKDLKDSVQIVRTGCFGFCEQGPIVKFLPDNTFYVKVTENDVENIVEEHVIKGRRVKKLLYEEPENKEKLEESTQMPFYKKQVRMALRNAGAINPEDINEYIANDGYLALGKALKEMSRDEVIENLLESGLRGRGGGGFPSGLKWQFTKKAKGDKKYVVCNADEGDPGAFMDRSVLEGDPHSVIEGMALAGYAVGADEGIVYIRAEYPLAVQRLKTAINDAKEYGFLGENIFGTDFNFDIDIRLGAGAFVCGEETALMHSIEGYRGEPTTKPPFPANSGLWGKPTLINNVETLASVPLITLKGSEWFRKIGTEKSPGTKVFALAGAINNVGLVEVPMGTTLRDIVFEIGGGIRDNKAFKAVQTGGPSGGCIPSEYLDTPIDFDSLSAIGSMMGSGGMIVMDENSCMVDVSKFYLNFTVEESCGKCTPCRIGNVRLLEILERITSGRGTHKDLKSLEDLGSVIKDSSLCGLGQTAPNPILSTYHYFKDEYIAHVDDKSCPAGACKSLVKYLISSEKCIGCTACVRVCPVEAIKGEIKKPHEIDQEKCIKCGACYQTCRFGAISKI; the protein is encoded by the coding sequence ATGGCTAATTACAAACAGTTTATCCTCGTTTGTGGGGGAACAGGTTGTGTTTCCTCTGGCAGTGGAGATATTATAGATAAATTTAACGAAGTTTTAGAAAAAAAAGATTTGAAAGATTCTGTTCAAATAGTTAGGACAGGATGTTTTGGATTTTGTGAACAAGGTCCAATAGTAAAGTTTTTACCAGATAATACTTTTTATGTAAAAGTCACTGAAAATGACGTTGAAAATATTGTAGAAGAACACGTTATAAAAGGTAGAAGGGTGAAAAAGTTATTATATGAAGAACCAGAAAATAAAGAAAAGCTTGAAGAATCGACACAAATGCCTTTTTACAAAAAACAAGTTAGAATGGCATTAAGAAATGCCGGAGCTATTAATCCAGAAGATATTAATGAATATATAGCTAATGATGGTTATTTAGCTCTTGGTAAGGCTTTAAAAGAAATGTCAAGGGACGAAGTAATTGAAAATCTTCTTGAATCAGGCTTAAGAGGTAGAGGCGGAGGAGGATTTCCTTCAGGACTAAAATGGCAATTCACAAAAAAAGCCAAGGGTGATAAAAAGTACGTAGTTTGTAATGCTGATGAGGGAGACCCTGGGGCTTTTATGGACAGATCTGTTCTTGAAGGAGATCCTCATAGTGTAATAGAAGGTATGGCGTTAGCTGGTTACGCTGTTGGTGCTGATGAAGGCATTGTTTATATTAGAGCTGAATATCCTTTAGCCGTTCAAAGATTGAAAACAGCTATAAATGATGCAAAAGAATACGGTTTTTTGGGAGAAAATATTTTTGGTACTGATTTTAACTTTGATATTGATATTAGATTAGGTGCTGGTGCTTTTGTTTGTGGCGAAGAAACTGCTTTGATGCACTCTATTGAAGGGTACAGAGGTGAGCCTACTACAAAACCGCCTTTCCCTGCTAACAGTGGACTTTGGGGAAAACCTACATTGATAAATAACGTTGAGACTCTTGCAAGTGTTCCTTTGATAACATTAAAAGGTTCTGAATGGTTTAGAAAAATTGGAACTGAAAAATCACCTGGTACTAAAGTTTTTGCTTTAGCTGGAGCTATAAACAATGTTGGTCTTGTTGAAGTACCAATGGGAACAACTTTAAGAGACATTGTTTTTGAAATTGGTGGAGGAATTAGAGACAATAAAGCATTTAAAGCTGTTCAAACAGGTGGTCCATCTGGAGGATGTATCCCCTCTGAATATTTAGACACACCAATTGATTTTGATAGTCTTTCTGCTATTGGTTCAATGATGGGCTCAGGTGGTATGATCGTTATGGATGAAAATTCATGTATGGTTGATGTTTCAAAATTTTATTTAAATTTTACTGTTGAAGAATCATGCGGGAAATGTACTCCTTGCAGAATTGGAAATGTTAGATTACTAGAAATTTTAGAAAGAATAACCTCTGGCAGAGGGACACATAAAGATCTTAAATCCTTAGAAGATTTAGGGTCAGTTATCAAAGATTCTTCTTTATGTGGATTAGGTCAAACAGCCCCAAATCCAATATTATCAACTTACCACTATTTCAAAGACGAATACATAGCTCATGTTGACGATAAATCATGTCCTGCAGGAGCATGCAAGAGCTTAGTTAAATATTTAATTAGCTCCGAAAAATGTATTGGATGTACAGCTTGTGTTAGAGTTTGTCCAGTTGAAGCTATTAAAGGAGAAATTAAAAAACCTCATGAAATAGATCAAGAAAAATGTATTAAGTGTGGTGCTTGTTATCAGACTTGTAGATTTGGTGCCATCAGTAAAATATAA
- a CDS encoding NADH-dependent [FeFe] hydrogenase, group A6 encodes MPKVFVNNIEIDVAENSTVLQAVNKAGGYVPTLCYMNLEEIGIENKPSSCRVCVVEVEGRKNLAPACVTPVFEGMKINTHSRRAINARRTVVQLLLSDHPQDCLKCPKNGDCELQSIASELNITRNPYMGKKSMYDKDISAAIIRDPNKCIMCRKCETACNEYQTVGVLSAVERGFDSVVKPTFDWSLEDTNCTFCGQCVAVCPTAALVENDYIQEVWDEIEDKEKHVVVQTAPAVRVALAEEFGHKPGTISTGKLVGVLKMMGFDKVFDTNFAADLTIMEEATEFVDRLQNGGTMPMLTSCCPGWVKFLEHQFPELIDSPSTAKSPQQMFGSIAKSYYAEANNIDPKNVTVVSIMPCLAKKYEAGRDELNFSEEYKDVDYVITTRELAKMIKESGFNFDSIPEVKYDNPLGESTGAAAIFGRTGGVAEAALRTAYEWITGEELLEVEFEGLHGYNSIRIAEVDIKGTPIRVGVAFGLGNVRKLLEDIRDGREKVDLIEVMACPGGCVGGGGQPYHHGNFDVIKKRIEAINNVDRTSTIRKSHENPSIKKLYEEYLDKPGSDKSHKLLHTHYFEREWL; translated from the coding sequence ATGCCTAAGGTATTTGTTAATAATATAGAGATAGATGTTGCGGAAAACTCAACAGTTTTACAAGCTGTGAATAAAGCTGGCGGTTATGTACCAACTTTATGTTATATGAATTTAGAAGAAATAGGAATAGAAAACAAACCTTCATCGTGTAGAGTTTGTGTAGTTGAGGTGGAAGGAAGAAAAAACTTAGCCCCTGCTTGTGTCACTCCAGTATTTGAAGGTATGAAAATAAATACTCATTCAAGAAGAGCAATAAATGCAAGAAGAACTGTGGTTCAACTTTTACTTTCTGATCATCCTCAGGATTGCTTGAAATGTCCTAAAAATGGAGATTGTGAATTGCAAAGTATAGCTTCAGAATTAAACATCACAAGGAATCCATACATGGGTAAAAAATCTATGTATGATAAAGATATTTCAGCAGCAATTATTAGGGACCCAAACAAATGTATTATGTGTAGGAAATGTGAAACTGCATGTAATGAATATCAAACAGTTGGAGTTTTGTCGGCAGTAGAAAGAGGCTTTGATTCAGTTGTTAAGCCAACATTTGATTGGTCTTTGGAAGATACTAACTGTACTTTTTGTGGTCAATGTGTTGCAGTATGCCCAACAGCTGCTTTAGTTGAAAACGATTATATTCAAGAAGTATGGGATGAAATAGAAGATAAAGAAAAACACGTTGTAGTGCAAACTGCCCCTGCGGTTCGAGTCGCATTAGCAGAAGAGTTTGGTCACAAGCCAGGAACTATCTCAACAGGAAAACTCGTTGGTGTTTTAAAAATGATGGGATTTGACAAAGTATTTGATACAAACTTTGCAGCTGATTTAACGATTATGGAAGAAGCTACCGAATTTGTCGATAGATTACAAAATGGTGGAACTATGCCTATGTTGACTTCTTGTTGCCCAGGTTGGGTTAAATTTTTAGAACATCAGTTTCCTGAATTAATTGATAGTCCTTCAACTGCAAAATCTCCTCAACAAATGTTCGGATCTATTGCAAAATCGTATTATGCAGAAGCTAACAATATTGATCCCAAAAATGTAACTGTAGTATCAATAATGCCTTGTTTGGCTAAAAAATATGAAGCTGGAAGAGATGAATTAAATTTCAGTGAAGAATACAAAGATGTTGATTATGTTATAACCACAAGGGAATTGGCAAAAATGATAAAAGAATCTGGTTTTAACTTTGATTCTATTCCTGAAGTTAAGTATGATAACCCATTGGGAGAGTCAACTGGAGCAGCTGCTATATTTGGCAGAACTGGCGGTGTTGCTGAAGCTGCCTTAAGGACTGCCTATGAATGGATTACAGGTGAAGAACTGTTAGAAGTTGAATTCGAAGGGTTGCATGGATATAATTCTATCAGAATAGCAGAAGTAGACATAAAAGGGACACCTATAAGAGTTGGTGTCGCATTTGGACTTGGGAACGTGAGAAAACTTTTAGAAGATATTAGAGATGGAAGAGAGAAGGTTGATTTAATAGAAGTTATGGCATGTCCTGGCGGGTGTGTTGGTGGAGGTGGGCAACCTTACCACCACGGTAATTTTGATGTTATTAAAAAACGAATTGAGGCAATAAATAATGTAGACAGGACTTCAACTATCAGAAAATCACATGAAAACCCTTCTATCAAAAAATTGTACGAAGAATATTTAGATAAACCAGGATCAGATAAGTCACACAAGCTTTTGCACACACATTATTTTGAGAGAGAATGGTTATAA
- a CDS encoding lysylphosphatidylglycerol synthase transmembrane domain-containing protein: MNKKKYIRGFILSLILTFGIISVFTFSTGIEENIQKLKTFIIYFAFLGILMMVVKWIAETWILKISLFEHKDKFGFFSLMRIVIIGNLFNYLTPFFTGGQPVLVYYLSQKGIKPGETTASIIYKSMIFQIVMTVFGITGVVYSYIYLNLESTLIILAGTLLNGFVIFLILLFSLSKEKSLKIVKSVTMLLKKIKIVKKPEDMMEKIVNNVEAFVNMFKTNSKKIPQFLSVFALSSVQVLTYIFSIIFVLMGFKIDFNIDLFFKSLVLDIGAAIVPTPGTAGAAEGFYYLIFSETADIFTINTSVFIWRLVTYYFVIFVGIILFILRPKKTGDS, encoded by the coding sequence ATGAATAAAAAAAAGTATATTAGAGGATTTATCCTTTCATTAATACTAACTTTTGGTATAATATCCGTTTTTACATTTAGCACAGGGATTGAGGAAAACATTCAAAAATTAAAAACTTTTATAATTTATTTTGCTTTTTTGGGTATTTTAATGATGGTTGTGAAATGGATAGCAGAAACCTGGATTTTGAAAATCTCTCTTTTCGAGCACAAGGATAAATTTGGTTTTTTTTCTCTTATGAGAATAGTAATTATAGGTAATCTATTTAATTACCTCACACCTTTTTTTACAGGAGGACAACCTGTATTGGTATACTATTTATCTCAAAAAGGTATAAAACCAGGCGAAACAACTGCAAGTATAATATATAAATCAATGATATTTCAAATTGTAATGACTGTATTTGGAATAACAGGTGTTGTTTATTCTTATATATATCTTAACTTGGAATCGACTTTAATTATTTTAGCAGGTACTTTGTTAAATGGATTTGTAATTTTTTTAATACTACTCTTTTCATTGAGCAAGGAAAAATCTTTAAAAATCGTAAAAAGTGTTACCATGCTGTTAAAAAAAATAAAAATAGTAAAAAAACCTGAAGATATGATGGAAAAAATTGTGAATAATGTCGAAGCTTTTGTAAATATGTTTAAAACTAACTCAAAAAAAATACCACAATTTTTATCAGTTTTTGCTTTGAGTAGTGTTCAAGTGCTTACGTATATTTTTTCTATAATTTTTGTGCTAATGGGCTTTAAAATTGATTTTAACATTGATTTGTTTTTTAAATCTTTAGTTTTAGATATTGGTGCTGCAATTGTTCCTACACCGGGTACTGCTGGAGCAGCAGAAGGATTTTATTATTTGATATTTTCAGAAACAGCAGATATTTTTACGATAAATACGTCTGTTTTCATATGGAGACTAGTTACATATTATTTTGTAATTTTTGTAGGTATAATTCTGTTTATATTGAGGCCAAAAAAAACAGGAGACTCTTAA
- a CDS encoding chemotaxis protein CheW has product MATDMKIVTFNLGKEKFGLDIMKIDAVTEYEEVTVIPHVADYLEGVINFRKEEVLPLVNMRRKFKFPDFQEKSKCKVIVIKVGQRKIGIMVDDVKEVKTISTDLIEEKPDVGGMNNVNFISGIARLEDEMLIILDVDKLLNSEEKMSLDQVMEEA; this is encoded by the coding sequence ATGGCTACGGACATGAAGATAGTAACATTTAATTTAGGAAAAGAAAAATTTGGGTTAGACATTATGAAGATAGATGCTGTAACTGAATATGAAGAAGTAACAGTCATCCCTCATGTTGCAGATTATCTTGAAGGAGTAATAAACTTTAGAAAAGAAGAAGTTTTACCTTTAGTTAATATGAGAAGAAAATTTAAATTTCCTGATTTTCAAGAAAAATCAAAATGTAAAGTTATTGTTATTAAAGTTGGTCAAAGAAAAATTGGAATAATGGTTGATGATGTAAAAGAAGTTAAGACTATTTCTACAGATTTGATAGAAGAAAAACCCGATGTTGGTGGAATGAACAATGTAAACTTTATATCTGGGATTGCAAGGTTAGAAGATGAAATGCTTATAATATTAGATGTAGACAAGCTGTTGAATTCAGAAGAAAAAATGTCCTTAGATCAAGTTATGGAAGAAGCATAA
- a CDS encoding (2Fe-2S) ferredoxin domain-containing protein, producing MAKIKSIEELMKMKDKAQQNIKFRNAASKQEKIILKVAMGTCGISSGAKETFNKLIDVIDEKNLENVVVIQTGCMGYCHAEPTVEINEPGKDPILYGHIDESRVEELVEKHLIKKELLQDSIIGETHQRAE from the coding sequence ATGGCTAAAATCAAAAGTATTGAAGAACTTATGAAAATGAAAGACAAAGCGCAACAAAACATAAAATTTAGAAACGCTGCAAGCAAACAAGAAAAAATTATTTTAAAAGTAGCAATGGGAACTTGCGGAATTTCGTCTGGAGCAAAAGAAACTTTTAACAAGCTTATTGATGTAATAGATGAAAAAAACCTTGAAAATGTTGTAGTAATACAAACAGGTTGTATGGGTTATTGCCACGCTGAACCAACGGTAGAAATAAATGAACCTGGAAAAGACCCAATTTTATATGGGCATATAGATGAATCAAGAGTGGAAGAATTAGTTGAAAAACATCTGATAAAAAAAGAATTACTACAAGATTCAATAATAGGTGAAACTCACCAAAGAGCTGAATAA
- the rsmI gene encoding 16S rRNA (cytidine(1402)-2'-O)-methyltransferase, with translation MGKLYIVGTPIGNLEDISIRALKTLKKADLILTEDKRVTIKLLNALEIGEKNLFTFNQVNSERKIHQVLELLKTYERVCLVSDAGMPVISDPGSNLIDSCYKENIEIDIIPGPSAPIATLAASGFPGSKFTFLGFLPRDKNRRRLFRKIKDNLESEIYIFFDSPNRLLSTLKDLENIIGDVEVFIAREITKLHQEFFKGTTDEVIEHFNNNPLKGEITVAFSKRKPFS, from the coding sequence ATGGGTAAATTGTATATAGTTGGAACTCCAATTGGGAATCTCGAGGATATATCCATTAGGGCTCTAAAAACCTTGAAAAAAGCTGATTTAATATTAACTGAAGACAAAAGAGTGACAATAAAACTATTAAATGCTTTAGAAATAGGCGAAAAAAATCTTTTTACTTTTAATCAGGTAAATTCTGAAAGAAAAATTCATCAAGTCCTTGAATTACTGAAAACTTACGAAAGAGTATGTCTTGTTAGTGACGCAGGAATGCCAGTAATATCAGATCCTGGCTCGAATTTAATAGATTCATGCTACAAAGAAAATATAGAAATAGATATTATTCCAGGCCCTTCTGCTCCAATAGCTACTTTAGCGGCAAGCGGATTCCCAGGATCAAAATTTACATTTCTGGGCTTTCTGCCAAGAGATAAAAACAGGAGAAGACTATTTAGAAAAATTAAAGACAATTTAGAAAGTGAAATTTATATTTTCTTCGATTCTCCAAACAGACTTTTATCAACTCTAAAAGATTTAGAAAATATAATAGGAGACGTAGAAGTTTTTATTGCTAGAGAAATAACCAAATTACACCAAGAATTCTTTAAAGGAACTACCGATGAAGTAATTGAGCATTTTAACAATAACCCTTTAAAAGGAGAGATAACCGTTGCTTTTTCAAAACGAAAACCATTTTCCTAA
- a CDS encoding complex I 24 kDa subunit family protein, whose protein sequence is MTDSLDVQMKEVEEYLDSLNLNDKDEVERRSYLIRALHKAQQIVGYLPIEVQKLIAEKLRIHASQVYGVVTFYNFFTMKPKGKFPISVCLGTACYVRGSGELFEELKNLLGLEDNETSEDGLFSLHSVRCVGACGLAPVLMIGEKVHGRVKKEDLPKIIENYKTKAKEEGII, encoded by the coding sequence ATGACAGATTCTCTTGATGTTCAAATGAAGGAAGTAGAAGAATATTTAGACAGCTTAAACCTTAACGACAAAGACGAGGTAGAAAGAAGAAGTTATTTGATAAGGGCATTACACAAAGCTCAGCAAATAGTGGGTTATTTACCTATTGAAGTTCAAAAATTGATTGCTGAAAAACTAAGAATTCATGCGTCTCAAGTATATGGTGTTGTAACTTTTTATAATTTTTTCACAATGAAACCCAAAGGCAAATTTCCAATCTCTGTTTGTTTGGGAACAGCTTGTTATGTTAGAGGTTCAGGAGAGTTATTTGAAGAGCTTAAGAATCTTTTAGGCCTTGAAGATAACGAAACTTCTGAAGATGGATTGTTTTCTCTACATTCAGTGAGATGTGTTGGCGCATGTGGCTTGGCACCCGTACTTATGATTGGTGAAAAAGTTCACGGAAGGGTTAAAAAAGAAGATCTTCCAAAGATTATAGAAAATTACAAAACAAAGGCAAAAGAAGAAGGGATTATTTAA
- a CDS encoding heavy-metal-associated domain-containing protein encodes MKYTFDVPDMSCEHCKSTIEKALSSKKSITGFEVDLEGKKVHVETEEPAEMVQKLLDDAGYPAQIYM; translated from the coding sequence GTGAAATATACATTTGATGTTCCAGATATGTCTTGCGAGCATTGTAAATCAACTATAGAAAAGGCTTTGTCTTCTAAAAAGTCTATAACTGGATTTGAGGTAGATTTAGAGGGTAAAAAAGTTCATGTTGAAACTGAAGAACCAGCTGAGATGGTTCAAAAATTGTTGGATGATGCAGGATATCCTGCCCAAATATACATGTAA
- the xseA gene encoding exodeoxyribonuclease VII large subunit, whose protein sequence is MLFQNENHFPKFENIKSLLDKLYDDFKQTELYGKEILVTGDITSAKFSKRKDLFIEISQKVKNTNYSITVFFPNGMVKYLFKNINIDETKDLINKRWNIKGKISLWKSSAKYVINGLSLSSLGDSEIELKRKKILKLLDSKNLLQKEEHNLDELEPIKKIAVITSPTAAGFGDFKKNLDDAKIKPLIHLYESPMQGASTVPGMKNALRNIIKSKIDYDLVVIIRGGGSKSDLMYFDDEEIGFYISKMNERIPVLSGIGHEQDKTIPDYVAWKSYSTPTEVSKDITNSINKKYENLELYSKNIYLYFSKLFSNMENNFSLKQISFLSSLITKKIGNNDNILKNYKNTVSREINIKINQKEDYLKSFRLSRIRRDLEKDLEQLKNEVIRYTKVNKINVNNYFERRDNFLKNIYQDITANSPFASFLNKGAIVKKDGKIIDSITKIQKDENVEVIFKDGKSNNKILNIEKWED, encoded by the coding sequence TTGCTTTTTCAAAACGAAAACCATTTTCCTAAATTTGAGAACATCAAATCTTTATTAGATAAATTATATGATGATTTTAAACAAACCGAATTATATGGAAAAGAAATCTTGGTTACTGGAGATATCACATCTGCTAAGTTCAGTAAAAGAAAAGATTTATTTATTGAAATTTCTCAAAAAGTTAAAAATACTAATTATTCCATAACAGTTTTTTTCCCTAATGGAATGGTTAAATATCTTTTCAAAAATATAAATATAGATGAAACTAAAGATTTGATAAACAAAAGATGGAATATAAAAGGGAAAATATCATTGTGGAAATCATCTGCGAAATATGTAATCAACGGACTGAGTTTGAGTTCATTAGGAGATTCTGAAATTGAATTGAAAAGAAAAAAAATACTTAAATTATTGGATTCAAAAAATCTCCTTCAAAAAGAAGAACATAATTTAGATGAGCTTGAACCTATCAAAAAAATCGCTGTGATAACTTCTCCAACTGCCGCTGGGTTCGGTGATTTCAAGAAAAATCTTGATGATGCAAAAATTAAACCACTGATACATTTATACGAATCACCTATGCAAGGTGCTTCAACTGTACCAGGTATGAAAAATGCCTTAAGAAATATCATAAAATCAAAAATTGATTATGATTTAGTTGTTATAATAAGAGGCGGGGGATCAAAATCCGATCTTATGTACTTTGATGATGAAGAAATTGGGTTTTATATTTCAAAAATGAATGAAAGAATTCCAGTTTTGTCTGGAATAGGTCACGAACAAGACAAAACCATTCCTGATTATGTCGCATGGAAAAGCTATTCAACTCCAACAGAAGTTTCAAAAGATATTACTAATTCAATAAACAAAAAATACGAAAACTTGGAACTGTATTCAAAAAACATATATCTATATTTTTCAAAACTTTTCAGTAATATGGAAAATAATTTCAGCTTAAAACAAATTAGTTTTTTATCAAGCTTAATAACTAAAAAAATAGGCAATAATGACAACATTTTAAAAAATTACAAGAACACAGTATCAAGAGAAATTAATATCAAGATAAACCAAAAAGAAGACTATTTAAAGTCATTTAGATTATCTCGAATCAGAAGAGATTTGGAAAAAGATTTAGAACAATTAAAGAATGAAGTAATAAGATATACAAAAGTTAACAAAATTAATGTGAATAATTATTTTGAAAGAAGAGATAATTTTTTGAAAAATATTTATCAAGATATTACTGCAAATAGTCCTTTTGCTTCATTTTTAAACAAAGGAGCTATAGTTAAAAAAGACGGAAAAATTATAGATTCAATAACAAAAATACAAAAAGATGAAAATGTTGAGGTTATTTTTAAAGATGGTAAATCAAATAATAAGATATTAAATATAGAAAAATGGGAGGATTAA
- a CDS encoding heavy metal translocating P-type ATPase, translating into MNEDYKINFSVEGMTCAGCVRNVERALKKIEEVKYVSINLATERAFLISSKEIPFEQIERQIKNVGYKAVKKRISNDVLEEKYKKSKNNLIIASAITIPLMILMVLNMFGITIPFFHYIELVFSSIVLFYSGRKTLKGAYIAVSHGHTNMDTLVSLGGISAWITNLLAITSFDILSFGTLAAMLINLHILGRFIESKLKRNASKEIKNLLELQSNYAFVETEGNEQIEVPVDSVKKGDIIVVKKGSKIPLDGEIIYGGASINESMVTGEPVPVYKEKGEEVIGGTINENGMIKVKVEKVGEDTFLSQMIKLIEESQSAKIPIQAFADKITNYFIPIVFGLAVFSALFWYFNFENLAGYQEFLSNNLFWIKDEINVLSQSIFVFVATLVIACPCALGLAIPMALVSGSGVAAKKGLIIRNGSAIQTSKDIDTILFDKTGTITEGNPKVVYHNIKEDVFSVIASLEEYSNHPLANAVIKYSKENNLYKKIKFDNIEEITSKGISGVYNNDKYFVGKPENSENYRDILNGKNTIIEVTKNDEKLGIISIEDPIKSDAVDTIKKLKEMGLTTYILTGDNKVTAQKVAEIVGVDYYEAEMKPKDKVDIVNKLKMQGKKVCMVGDGINDAAALKAADLSLAIGTGTDLAIESADIVSIKGDIQKIVDSIDISKVTFSKIKQNLFWAFAYNLIAIPLAMSGALHPAIAEIAMIFSSINVIINSNSIKNKF; encoded by the coding sequence ATGAATGAGGATTATAAAATAAATTTTTCAGTAGAGGGAATGACCTGTGCTGGTTGTGTTAGAAATGTAGAGAGGGCGTTAAAAAAAATAGAAGAAGTAAAATATGTTTCAATAAATTTAGCTACAGAGAGGGCATTCTTGATATCTTCGAAAGAGATTCCTTTTGAACAAATAGAAAGGCAAATTAAAAATGTAGGGTATAAGGCAGTAAAAAAAAGAATATCTAATGATGTCTTAGAAGAAAAGTATAAGAAATCGAAAAATAATTTAATAATAGCCTCTGCTATAACAATACCCTTAATGATACTGATGGTTTTAAATATGTTTGGTATAACAATACCCTTTTTTCATTACATCGAATTAGTTTTTTCTTCAATTGTACTTTTTTATTCTGGGAGAAAGACTTTAAAAGGTGCTTATATTGCAGTATCTCATGGTCACACCAATATGGATACTTTGGTAAGTTTGGGTGGAATATCCGCTTGGATTACAAACCTTTTGGCTATTACAAGTTTTGATATTTTATCATTTGGTACTTTAGCAGCTATGCTTATTAATTTACACATACTTGGCAGATTTATTGAATCTAAATTGAAGAGAAATGCCTCTAAAGAAATAAAAAATTTATTAGAATTGCAATCAAATTATGCTTTTGTTGAAACTGAAGGAAATGAACAGATTGAAGTACCAGTTGATTCAGTAAAAAAAGGTGATATTATAGTAGTAAAAAAAGGCTCAAAAATACCTTTAGATGGAGAAATAATTTATGGTGGTGCCAGTATAAATGAATCTATGGTTACAGGTGAACCAGTTCCCGTTTATAAAGAAAAAGGTGAGGAAGTTATTGGTGGTACGATTAATGAAAACGGTATGATAAAAGTTAAAGTTGAAAAAGTTGGAGAAGACACTTTTTTGAGTCAAATGATTAAGTTGATAGAAGAGTCTCAATCAGCTAAGATTCCTATCCAGGCTTTTGCAGACAAAATAACAAACTATTTTATTCCGATAGTTTTTGGATTGGCAGTTTTTAGTGCGTTGTTTTGGTATTTTAATTTTGAAAATTTAGCTGGTTATCAAGAGTTTCTATCAAATAATCTGTTCTGGATAAAAGATGAGATTAATGTTCTTTCTCAATCAATTTTTGTGTTTGTAGCAACACTTGTTATAGCTTGTCCTTGTGCTTTGGGATTGGCAATACCTATGGCATTGGTATCTGGAAGTGGAGTAGCTGCAAAAAAGGGATTGATTATTAGAAATGGTTCTGCCATTCAAACTTCAAAAGACATTGACACAATTTTATTTGACAAAACAGGAACAATAACAGAGGGCAATCCAAAAGTTGTTTATCATAATATTAAAGAAGATGTTTTTAGTGTTATTGCTTCTTTAGAAGAATATTCAAATCATCCCCTTGCTAACGCCGTTATAAAATATTCCAAAGAGAATAATTTATACAAAAAAATAAAATTTGATAATATTGAAGAAATTACATCAAAAGGAATATCAGGTGTCTATAATAATGATAAATATTTTGTTGGAAAACCAGAAAATTCTGAAAATTATAGAGATATTCTTAATGGTAAAAATACAATTATAGAAGTAACTAAAAATGACGAAAAATTGGGTATAATTTCAATAGAAGATCCAATTAAAAGCGATGCAGTTGACACGATTAAAAAATTAAAAGAAATGGGATTAACTACATATATTTTAACTGGAGACAATAAAGTTACTGCACAAAAAGTTGCTGAAATTGTTGGCGTAGACTATTATGAAGCTGAAATGAAACCAAAAGATAAAGTCGATATAGTAAATAAATTAAAAATGCAAGGTAAAAAAGTTTGTATGGTTGGAGACGGAATAAATGATGCAGCAGCTTTAAAAGCAGCAGATTTATCTTTGGCTATAGGTACGGGAACAGATTTAGCTATTGAAAGTGCAGATATAGTTTCTATTAAAGGAGATATTCAAAAAATAGTAGATTCAATAGATATATCAAAAGTGACTTTTTCTAAGATAAAACAAAATTTGTTTTGGGCTTTTGCTTACAACTTGATAGCTATACCTCTTGCAATGAGTGGTGCCTTACATCCAGCTATAGCTGAAATTGCTATGATTTTTAGTTCAATCAATGTTATAATTAATTCAAATAGTATAAAAAATAAATTTTAA